From the Neobacillus sp. PS3-34 genome, the window GAAGGGTACAATCAAACCTGTATAACTATTCGTCCATCCAAAGAAATTAGCAATCATAATATATTTTGGAATAAGAGTAATCTGCCCCGGTATCATCATGACTCCAAGAATAAGAGCAAACCACGTTTTTTTACCCGGGAATTCGATTCGTGCTAGTGCATAACCTCCTAGAGCAGATACCAGCAGAGTTAATAGAGTGGTAACAATCGATACAAATGCTGTATTTAATAGCCAAGTAGTCAATTTGACGGATTCTTCATCACTAAATCCAAAAATGATCTTTTTATAGGAATATAAGGTTAAATCTGAAAAACTCCAGCCCGATGAATAAACATCAAGTCCCTTCCGTAATGATGCAATGACCGAGAAGATAAAGGGATATAACGTAAGAATGGCAAAGATTATTGCGATCAGGGTGAATATAATGGTGACCGTTTGATAAATGATTTTCGATTTTTTATGAGGGTTTATTTTAGGTTTATAGGATTTTTTCGTTAATTGCTGAACATTATTTAATTGGTCATTATCCACCTTGGTATTACTTAAATTCATTTTTTTCACCTGCCTTTATTAATAGGTCTGATCCTTAAATATTTTCCTTTGAATAAATGTAAAGGCCATGATAATGATAAGGAGCAAGAAGGAAATAGCCGCTGCCCGTCCCATTTTACTTTGTGTCCATCCTACATAATAAACATAGTAAACAACGGTCCAAAGGGAGCCATTCGATCCCCCGGTCGACGGTGCATCACCATATTCCGATAGCATTTGAGCAATATCATATACCTGCAGGGCACCTATGAAACCAGTTGCCATCAGGAAGAAAGTCTTATTATTAAGAAGTGGAAAAGTAATATGTAAAAACTGTTTAATTCTTGAAGCTCCATCTAATGATGCCGCTTCATAAACATCATTGGATATTTCTTGAAGCCCCGCCAGATAAATAAGCATGGAATAACCGGCACCAGACCAAACTGACATAATGATAGCCAAGGGCATCGTAAACCTTGGATCTTCACGCCATTGAACCGAAGGAATGCCGAAATAGGATAAGAATTCAGTTACAGGGGTAGCCGGTCTAAACATACCATCAAAAATAATGACTAATGCCGCAATGGCTGTAACAGTTGGAATATAATAAGCAATTCGGAACAAATTTTTTCCCTTTGCATTGTGTGCAATTAGTGCAAGTGTAAGTCCCACAAAGGTAGTTAAGATGACCGCACCAAGCGAATAGTACATGGTTTGATAAACAGCTTTCTGAAAAATAGGATTCTTCAGTGCCATTATGTAGTTGTCTATACCCACAAACTTTATTTTGCCGTTAAACGGATGCAAAATATCATGACGAAGCATATCATAATTGGTAAAAGATACAAAAAAAGCGACTAAGATTGGCAAAATGGTCCAAAATATGAGATAGATAATCGATGGTGCCATAAAGATGTAGCCTATCGCATAATCAGAACGTTCTAATTTTGTGAGTTTTCGTTTTTTCTTTTTTAATGACATGTACTTCACCTCTTTCTAGCTAAAGCTTATTTTAAATCCATAAAGGAGACTAAAAATTAGCCTCCTTTATGGATTTATTTAAGAATTAAATTATTTTACCGCAGCTTTAGGATTATCCAGCTTTATATCATTCTCTTGAAGCTGAGTATTCAATGACTTTTGACCTTCTTCCAGTTTTGCAATGACTTGCTTGCGAACTGCTTCCATGTCAAGTGCACCAGGCTTAGCAGCTTCATTGTATGCTAGAGTTAATGCGTCTTGAACTGGTGTATACATATCAACGCCGCTTACATGGTAGTCTGATGATGTAATCACACCGTTGTTAGCTGTCCAAACAAATGCATCTCGTTCTTCTGGTTTTTCAAACCATGATTTCGCATATTTTTCAGCCCATTCCTTACGAGCAGGTATTCCAAGTCCACCTACTTCTGGACCTCGGGCACCCATCCATGCATCTGTTGTCGTCATGTACTTAATAAAATTAGCTGCAGCATCTGCTTTCCAACCATCTAAATTTTTATTCATCACTACGCCTTGGTTGTACATTTCTGCATGTGGTTTACCATCATCACCTAAAGGAACTACTAATGAGCCATAATCAACCTTTTGCGGTACTCTTGCTTCCCCAATCCCTTTATCCTTCCGGTAGAAGGTGGTTGGAGTCCAGTCGCCAGTAGGATAGAGTGCTACGTTAGCAGCTGAACTAAATGCAATCGTTACCTTTCCAGGCAGGACATCAGCAGCGTTTGTAACCCAGCCTTTATCGGCATAGTCTGCAATTTTCATAATCGCGTCAACATATTCCTTTTGAGCAATATTGTTTGTTTTATTAA encodes:
- a CDS encoding carbohydrate ABC transporter permease, with amino-acid sequence MNLSNTKVDNDQLNNVQQLTKKSYKPKINPHKKSKIIYQTVTIIFTLIAIIFAILTLYPFIFSVIASLRKGLDVYSSGWSFSDLTLYSYKKIIFGFSDEESVKLTTWLLNTAFVSIVTTLLTLLVSALGGYALARIEFPGKKTWFALILGVMMIPGQITLIPKYIMIANFFGWTNSYTGLIVPFIFSAYFTFMMRQFFLSFPKEVEEAAILDGMSRMGVFFNMVLPLSKAPMLAAGILIFMGSWGSYLWPKILISKMPMYLISQGMTVMMGGRYTSTPSVQMATAIVSTLPLILLFVIFQKHFMGSIAKTGTKGV
- a CDS encoding sugar ABC transporter permease translates to MSLKKKKRKLTKLERSDYAIGYIFMAPSIIYLIFWTILPILVAFFVSFTNYDMLRHDILHPFNGKIKFVGIDNYIMALKNPIFQKAVYQTMYYSLGAVILTTFVGLTLALIAHNAKGKNLFRIAYYIPTVTAIAALVIIFDGMFRPATPVTEFLSYFGIPSVQWREDPRFTMPLAIIMSVWSGAGYSMLIYLAGLQEISNDVYEAASLDGASRIKQFLHITFPLLNNKTFFLMATGFIGALQVYDIAQMLSEYGDAPSTGGSNGSLWTVVYYVYYVGWTQSKMGRAAAISFLLLIIIMAFTFIQRKIFKDQTY
- a CDS encoding extracellular solute-binding protein, whose amino-acid sequence is MNKVVKRIAILMMSILLVVGLFGCSNNTSGKADSKGKKPKEIKLTYQYWDLIPEQEKLFAKFSEEYKKKTGINVTIDGQYISDAGWEDTLKTQVAAGGGPDVFHLDLGLASSWRDAVIQPLSPYYKKDFWNQFIPSTIKVWKFDNNYYAVPNSFSVVDFLYNKEMLKNAGVNVDSSTRWTLADFESAMQKIHDTYKGKTVKYEDGKEYPYYTVGSASLMYWWWLFWSYGGESLNKTNNIAQKEYVDAIMKIADYADKGWVTNAADVLPGKVTIAFSSAANVALYPTGDWTPTTFYRKDKGIGEARVPQKVDYGSLVVPLGDDGKPHAEMYNQGVVMNKNLDGWKADAAANFIKYMTTTDAWMGARGPEVGGLGIPARKEWAEKYAKSWFEKPEERDAFVWTANNGVITSSDYHVSGVDMYTPVQDALTLAYNEAAKPGALDMEAVRKQVIAKLEEGQKSLNTQLQENDIKLDNPKAAVK